The following proteins are encoded in a genomic region of Nocardioides conyzicola:
- the coaD gene encoding pantetheine-phosphate adenylyltransferase: MTRAVCPGSFDPVTNGHLDIFRRAAGLFDELVVATGTNQSKSRLFDPDERLEMLRAVCADLPNVTVMGFTGLIVDFCREIDAQAIVKGLRGGNDYEYELPMAQMNSHLTGVETVFVPTNAALGYVSSSLVKEVASLGGDVSALVPPSVHDRLVARLAER; the protein is encoded by the coding sequence ATGACCCGCGCGGTGTGCCCCGGTTCGTTCGACCCGGTGACCAACGGTCATCTGGACATCTTCAGGCGGGCCGCCGGCCTCTTCGACGAGCTGGTGGTCGCGACCGGCACCAACCAGTCGAAGTCGCGGCTCTTCGACCCGGACGAGCGGCTGGAGATGCTCCGGGCGGTGTGCGCGGACCTGCCCAACGTCACCGTGATGGGGTTCACCGGGCTGATCGTGGACTTCTGCCGCGAGATCGACGCGCAGGCGATCGTCAAGGGTCTCCGGGGCGGCAACGACTACGAGTACGAGCTGCCGATGGCCCAGATGAACTCCCACCTGACCGGCGTCGAGACCGTCTTCGTCCCGACCAACGCCGCGCTCGGCTACGTCTCGTCGAGCCTGGTCAAGGAGGTCGCCTCGCTCGGGGGCGACGTCTCCGCCCTGGTGCCGCCGTCCGTGCACGACCGACTGGTGGCCCGGCTGGCCGAGCGCTGA
- the rsmD gene encoding 16S rRNA (guanine(966)-N(2))-methyltransferase RsmD, which produces MTRIIGGAAGGRRLTTPRGAATRPTSDRVREALFSAVESWCGSLHGLRFLDLYAGSGAVGLEGWSRGAGVVTLVEQDRRTAALITENARAIGFPKATVVAGSVAGTLRKPPHAPYDVVFLDPPYPLADEDVAADLALLVEHDWLVPGALVIVERSARSPEPRWPEGFVDTRAKRYGETTLWYAESGSAGR; this is translated from the coding sequence ATGACGCGGATCATCGGGGGAGCGGCCGGCGGACGCCGCCTCACCACCCCGCGCGGCGCGGCCACCCGTCCCACCAGCGACCGGGTCCGGGAAGCGCTGTTCTCCGCGGTCGAGTCGTGGTGCGGCTCGCTGCACGGGCTCCGCTTCCTGGACCTGTACGCCGGCTCGGGCGCCGTCGGGCTCGAGGGCTGGTCGCGCGGCGCGGGGGTGGTCACGCTCGTCGAGCAGGACCGGCGCACCGCCGCGCTGATCACCGAGAACGCCCGGGCCATCGGCTTCCCGAAGGCGACGGTCGTCGCGGGCTCGGTCGCGGGCACGCTGCGCAAGCCGCCCCACGCGCCGTACGACGTGGTGTTCCTCGACCCGCCGTACCCCCTCGCCGACGAGGACGTCGCCGCCGACCTCGCCCTGCTGGTCGAGCACGACTGGCTGGTGCCGGGGGCGCTGGTGATCGTCGAGCGGTCGGCGCGCAGCCCCGAGCCCAGGTGGCCCGAGGGGTTCGTCGACACCCGCGCGAAGAGGTACGGCGAGACCACCCTCTGGTACGCCGAGTCCGGCTCGGCGGGCCGGTAG
- a CDS encoding ATP-dependent DNA helicase RecG translates to MITLDSPVATVLGDQKKKRDAIVERLGLRTVADLLHHFPRRYVRTGELTKVDELHEGEMLTVSGELGRPYVNTYQDRRTGRPAYRVDTVVRTDGPELRISFFAKSKGTAEWNANRLKEGRRGIFLGKVGKFRSDWQLTNPQMVLFGDPDEDAAQLSLETLRAFYPIYPLTKGVDSWDLQRAIAFALSVVGEVPDVLPTVTREQYDLLDARRALELIHAPDHYAEITDAQRRFRFEEALVTQLVLARRRRAVRELGAQARTGDQGTLLAAFDERLPFELTAGQREIGAQIEADLAEPHPMNRLLQGEVGSGKTLVALRAMLRVVDSGGQAALLAPTEVLAQQHHRSITAMLGDLAAGGMLGGAADATNVELLTGSMTKAQRTAPMSRIATGEAGIVIGTHALLEERVIFDDLGLVVVDEQHRFGVEQRAALTDKAGTPPHVLVMTATPIPRTVAMTVFGDLEVSTLTELPAGRAPIQTNVVPLAEHPTWFGRVWERVREEVDKGHQAYVVCPRITGDEQEQGESDQLELDEDGNTVTPERPAGGLAAVEEVAAQLTAGPLAGLRVEKLHGRMPPEDKDRVMRSFAAGDVDVLVATTVIEVGVDVANATAMVLIDAERFGVSQLHQLRGRVGRGGHPGLCLLVSRAELGSPARDRLTAVAGTTDGFELSRVDLEQRREGDVLGKSQSGYRSGLQNLRVLRDEKTIVQAREAAVGLLDADADLAHAPDLAVAVARLEESVQSDFMEKS, encoded by the coding sequence ATGATCACCCTCGACTCACCGGTCGCCACCGTCCTGGGCGACCAGAAGAAGAAGCGGGACGCCATCGTCGAGCGCCTCGGGCTGCGCACGGTGGCCGACCTCCTGCACCACTTCCCGCGGCGCTACGTGAGGACCGGCGAGCTCACCAAGGTGGACGAGCTCCACGAGGGCGAGATGCTGACCGTGAGCGGTGAGCTCGGCAGGCCCTACGTGAACACCTACCAGGACCGGCGCACCGGCCGGCCGGCGTACCGCGTCGACACCGTGGTCCGCACCGACGGCCCGGAGCTGCGGATCTCCTTCTTCGCCAAGTCCAAGGGCACCGCGGAGTGGAACGCCAACCGGCTCAAGGAGGGCCGCCGCGGCATCTTCCTGGGCAAGGTGGGGAAGTTCCGGAGCGACTGGCAGCTCACCAACCCGCAGATGGTGCTCTTCGGCGACCCGGACGAGGACGCCGCCCAGCTCTCGCTCGAGACGCTGCGGGCGTTCTACCCGATCTACCCGCTCACCAAGGGCGTGGACTCGTGGGACCTCCAGCGCGCGATCGCCTTCGCGCTCTCGGTGGTCGGCGAGGTGCCCGACGTGCTCCCGACGGTCACTCGCGAGCAGTACGACCTGCTCGACGCCCGGCGGGCGCTCGAGCTCATCCACGCGCCCGACCACTACGCCGAGATCACCGACGCGCAACGGCGCTTCCGCTTCGAGGAGGCGCTGGTCACCCAGCTGGTCCTCGCGCGCCGGCGCCGCGCCGTGCGCGAGCTCGGTGCCCAGGCGCGCACCGGCGACCAGGGGACCCTGCTGGCGGCCTTCGACGAGCGGCTGCCGTTCGAGCTGACGGCCGGCCAGCGGGAGATCGGCGCCCAGATCGAGGCGGACCTCGCCGAGCCGCACCCGATGAACCGCCTGCTCCAGGGCGAGGTCGGCTCCGGCAAGACCCTGGTCGCGCTGCGCGCGATGCTCCGGGTCGTCGACTCCGGCGGCCAGGCCGCGCTGCTGGCCCCGACCGAGGTCCTCGCCCAGCAGCACCACCGCTCGATCACCGCGATGCTCGGCGACCTCGCCGCCGGCGGGATGCTCGGCGGCGCGGCCGACGCGACCAACGTCGAGCTGCTCACCGGCTCGATGACCAAGGCGCAGCGCACGGCACCGATGTCGCGGATCGCCACGGGCGAGGCGGGCATCGTCATCGGCACCCACGCGCTGCTCGAGGAGCGCGTGATCTTCGACGACCTCGGCCTCGTCGTGGTCGACGAGCAGCACCGCTTCGGCGTCGAGCAGCGGGCCGCGCTCACCGACAAGGCCGGCACCCCGCCCCACGTGCTGGTGATGACCGCGACGCCGATCCCGCGCACGGTCGCCATGACGGTCTTCGGCGACCTCGAGGTCTCGACGCTGACCGAGCTGCCGGCCGGCCGCGCGCCGATCCAGACCAACGTCGTCCCCCTCGCCGAGCACCCCACGTGGTTCGGCCGGGTCTGGGAGCGGGTGCGCGAGGAGGTCGACAAGGGGCACCAGGCGTACGTCGTGTGCCCGCGCATCACCGGCGACGAGCAGGAGCAGGGGGAGAGCGACCAGCTCGAGCTCGACGAGGACGGCAACACGGTCACCCCCGAGCGGCCCGCCGGGGGACTGGCCGCCGTCGAGGAGGTCGCCGCGCAGCTGACGGCCGGCCCGCTCGCCGGCCTGCGGGTCGAGAAGCTCCACGGCAGGATGCCGCCCGAGGACAAGGACCGGGTGATGCGGTCCTTCGCGGCGGGCGACGTCGACGTGCTCGTGGCGACGACCGTGATCGAGGTCGGGGTCGACGTCGCCAACGCGACCGCGATGGTGCTCATCGACGCCGAGCGGTTCGGCGTCTCCCAGCTCCACCAGCTCCGCGGACGCGTCGGCCGGGGCGGCCACCCGGGGCTGTGCCTGCTCGTCTCCCGCGCCGAGCTCGGCAGCCCGGCGCGCGACCGGCTGACCGCGGTCGCCGGCACCACGGACGGCTTCGAGCTCAGCCGCGTCGACCTCGAGCAACGTCGCGAGGGAGACGTTCTCGGCAAATCCCAGTCGGGATACCGTTCGGGACTGCAGAATCTGCGGGTGCTCCGCGACGAGAAGACGATCGTGCAGGCGCGGGAGGCCGCGGTCGGTCTCCTGGACGCCGACGCCGACCTGGCGCACGCCCCCGACCTGGCCGTCGCGGTCGCGCGCCTCGAGGAGTCGGTCCAGTCCGACTTCATGGAGAAGTCATGA
- a CDS encoding DAK2 domain-containing protein, with the protein MEVPIEGRITLAVVLRFVDVATDALAEAREEIDALNVYPVPDGDTGTNMYLTVSAARDAVRAQVAQDPDVDLRTALDTFGRGALLGARGNSGVILSEMLRAIGRRISQARPDERSAAVMAAALVCATDASYAAVGTPVEGTILTVSRAASEAAAKVAADPGARSRDVFTAAAAAARDALARTPELLPVLRDAGVVDAGGRGLSVILDAAETVLTGRRPMPVTAPLGSHQIPVPIPSPAGDLTPDGPAYEVMYLLDAEDDDIPPLRVTLAGLGDSLVVVGGDGLWNVHVHVDDVGAAIEAGIEAGRPHRVRVTHFAEQVEAAGNRPSARSGRRVIAVAAGPGLAALFEEAGAVVVSGGPGRRPSTGQLLEAITSCGAAEVIVLPNDADSVRVAQVAARTAEADLGGSIRVAVIPTHAQVTGLAAVAVHEPGRAFDQDVLEMTATARHARQGAVTIAAKQAMTMAGPCEPGDVLGVVAGDFAVVGQDLYDVATAVVERLLGGGGELVTIVGGEDDAEGALATRCAAYVEEHHPAVDVVVYDGGQPRYPLLMSAE; encoded by the coding sequence ATGGAAGTACCGATCGAGGGCCGCATCACCCTCGCCGTGGTGCTGCGCTTCGTCGACGTCGCCACGGACGCGCTGGCCGAGGCCCGCGAGGAGATCGACGCGCTCAACGTCTACCCGGTGCCCGACGGCGACACCGGCACCAACATGTACCTCACCGTCTCGGCCGCGCGCGACGCCGTACGCGCCCAGGTCGCGCAGGACCCCGACGTCGACCTCCGGACGGCGCTGGACACCTTCGGCCGCGGCGCGCTCCTCGGCGCGCGGGGCAACTCGGGCGTGATCCTCAGCGAGATGCTGCGGGCCATCGGACGCCGGATCTCGCAGGCGCGGCCCGACGAGCGGAGCGCCGCGGTGATGGCGGCCGCCCTGGTCTGCGCCACCGACGCGAGCTACGCCGCGGTCGGCACGCCCGTGGAGGGCACGATCCTCACCGTCAGCCGCGCGGCGAGCGAGGCGGCCGCCAAGGTGGCTGCCGACCCGGGAGCCCGTTCGCGGGACGTCTTCACCGCAGCGGCGGCCGCCGCCCGCGACGCATTGGCGCGTACGCCGGAGCTGCTGCCCGTGCTGCGCGACGCCGGTGTCGTGGACGCCGGTGGCCGTGGGCTGAGCGTGATCCTCGACGCCGCGGAGACGGTGCTGACCGGGCGCCGTCCGATGCCGGTGACCGCGCCGCTCGGCAGCCACCAGATCCCCGTGCCGATCCCGTCGCCCGCCGGCGACCTGACACCGGACGGACCGGCCTACGAGGTCATGTACCTGCTCGACGCCGAGGACGACGACATCCCGCCCCTGCGGGTGACGTTGGCAGGCCTCGGCGACTCCTTGGTGGTCGTCGGCGGCGACGGGCTCTGGAACGTCCACGTCCACGTCGACGACGTGGGCGCCGCGATCGAGGCCGGCATCGAGGCCGGGCGGCCGCACCGGGTGCGGGTCACGCACTTCGCCGAGCAGGTCGAGGCCGCCGGGAACCGGCCGTCCGCGCGCAGCGGTCGCCGCGTGATCGCGGTGGCCGCCGGCCCGGGCCTCGCGGCGCTCTTCGAGGAGGCGGGTGCGGTGGTCGTGTCCGGCGGACCCGGCCGGCGACCGTCGACGGGGCAGCTGCTGGAGGCGATCACGTCCTGCGGGGCCGCCGAGGTCATCGTGCTGCCCAACGACGCCGACTCCGTCCGGGTGGCCCAGGTCGCGGCGCGCACGGCGGAGGCCGACCTCGGCGGGTCGATCCGGGTGGCCGTGATCCCGACCCACGCGCAGGTGACGGGGCTGGCCGCGGTCGCCGTCCACGAGCCCGGGCGCGCCTTCGACCAGGACGTGCTCGAGATGACGGCGACCGCCCGGCACGCCCGCCAGGGCGCGGTCACGATCGCGGCCAAGCAGGCGATGACCATGGCCGGCCCGTGCGAGCCCGGTGACGTGCTCGGTGTCGTTGCTGGTGACTTCGCGGTCGTCGGGCAGGACCTGTACGACGTCGCGACGGCCGTGGTCGAGCGCCTGCTCGGCGGCGGTGGCGAGCTGGTCACGATCGTCGGCGGGGAGGACGACGCCGAGGGCGCGCTGGCGACCAGGTGCGCGGCGTACGTCGAGGAGCACCACCCCGCTGTCGACGTCGTGGTGTACGACGGAGGTCAGCCGCGCTACCCGCTGCTCATGTCCGCCGAGTGA
- the rpmB gene encoding 50S ribosomal protein L28, which translates to MAAVCDICAKKPGFGNNRPWSRKITKRRFDPNIQRVRATVNGTPKRLNVCTGCLKAGKVSR; encoded by the coding sequence GTGGCTGCCGTCTGCGACATCTGCGCCAAGAAGCCGGGCTTCGGCAACAACCGGCCGTGGTCGCGCAAGATCACCAAGCGCCGCTTCGACCCCAACATCCAGCGCGTGCGGGCCACCGTCAACGGGACCCCCAAGCGCCTCAACGTCTGCACCGGCTGCCTCAAGGCCGGCAAGGTCTCGCGCTGA
- a CDS encoding thiamine-phosphate kinase codes for MSFPPDATLADAGEFGLISELVALFPQGDHVLIGPGDDAAVLRVKSGHVVVSTDLMVEGRHFRRDWASAADVGHRAAAQNLSDINAMGGRASSLTVGLAAPADLPVQWALDFARGFAEECALVGASVVGGDVTRADQVVIAVTVLGSCTQAPVVRSGARAGDVLAICGRQGWAAGGLSVLGRGFRSPRVLVEAYRRPEPPYDAGRVAAEAGATSMIDISDGLLAEAGHLADDSGVAIDVQASAFEVPEPLQAVGAALGADPMQFILGGGDDHALLATFTGRAAVPDGWTVIGAVTEGSGVTVDGAAYEGPTGWTHF; via the coding sequence ATGTCGTTCCCACCTGATGCCACGCTCGCCGACGCGGGGGAGTTCGGCCTGATCAGCGAGCTCGTCGCCCTCTTCCCGCAGGGCGACCATGTCCTGATCGGCCCCGGGGACGACGCGGCCGTGCTGCGCGTGAAGTCGGGCCACGTGGTGGTCTCCACCGACCTGATGGTCGAGGGCCGGCACTTCCGCCGCGACTGGGCCAGCGCCGCCGACGTCGGGCACCGGGCCGCCGCGCAGAACCTCTCCGACATCAACGCGATGGGCGGTCGCGCCAGCTCGCTGACCGTCGGGCTCGCCGCCCCGGCCGACCTGCCGGTGCAGTGGGCGCTCGACTTCGCACGCGGCTTCGCCGAGGAGTGCGCCCTGGTGGGTGCCAGCGTCGTCGGCGGCGACGTGACCCGCGCGGACCAGGTCGTGATCGCGGTGACGGTGCTCGGCTCGTGCACGCAGGCCCCGGTCGTCCGCTCGGGCGCGCGGGCGGGTGACGTGCTGGCGATCTGCGGCCGCCAGGGCTGGGCGGCCGGAGGGCTCTCGGTGCTGGGCCGCGGCTTCCGCTCGCCGCGCGTGCTGGTCGAGGCCTACCGGCGCCCGGAGCCGCCGTACGACGCGGGCCGGGTCGCCGCCGAGGCAGGGGCGACGTCGATGATCGACATCTCCGACGGCCTGCTGGCCGAGGCCGGGCACCTCGCCGATGACTCGGGTGTCGCGATCGACGTCCAGGCGTCGGCGTTCGAGGTCCCCGAGCCGCTGCAGGCGGTCGGCGCCGCGCTCGGCGCCGACCCGATGCAGTTCATCCTCGGCGGCGGCGACGACCACGCCCTGCTCGCGACCTTCACCGGGCGCGCGGCGGTGCCGGACGGCTGGACGGTCATCGGCGCGGTCACCGAGGGCTCCGGAGTCACGGTCGACGGCGCGGCGTACGAGGGCCCGACCGGCTGGACGCATTTCTAG
- a CDS encoding Lrp/AsnC family transcriptional regulator: MVVQAYILIQTDVGKAAEVATAIAQVKGVTLAEDVTGPYDVIVRAEARNVDELGKLVVSKVQNLDGITRTLTCPVVHI; encoded by the coding sequence ATGGTCGTCCAGGCATACATCCTGATCCAGACCGATGTCGGCAAGGCCGCTGAGGTGGCCACTGCCATTGCTCAGGTCAAGGGCGTGACCCTTGCCGAGGACGTCACCGGCCCGTACGACGTGATCGTGCGCGCCGAGGCCCGCAACGTCGACGAGCTGGGCAAGCTCGTCGTCTCGAAGGTCCAGAACCTCGATGGCATCACTCGCACGCTCACGTGCCCGGTCGTGCACATCTGA
- a CDS encoding DUF3515 family protein, translating to MSDPARSRRLGSRRTRGVVACAALVLLAGCSTGQSVELAGPPPSAEDAQACRDLVADLPDTLAGLQRREVTGDTAYAAAWGDPAIVLVCGAADPAGRTDASTCVQVGRTGWYVPDSVLATTVDGDQTADVPTTELNFSPRVALLIPGRYRPEGFSDSIATIGPLVQRHFTKVGRCL from the coding sequence GTGTCTGACCCTGCTCGCTCCCGACGCCTCGGTTCCCGACGGACCCGGGGCGTCGTCGCGTGCGCGGCCCTGGTGCTGCTCGCGGGCTGCTCGACCGGCCAGTCCGTCGAGCTGGCCGGCCCCCCACCGTCCGCGGAGGACGCGCAGGCGTGCCGTGACCTCGTCGCCGACCTGCCCGACACCCTCGCCGGGTTGCAGCGACGCGAGGTCACCGGCGACACGGCGTACGCCGCCGCCTGGGGCGACCCCGCCATCGTGCTGGTCTGCGGTGCCGCCGACCCCGCCGGCCGCACGGACGCATCGACCTGCGTCCAGGTCGGCCGGACCGGCTGGTACGTGCCCGACTCGGTGCTCGCCACCACCGTCGACGGCGACCAGACGGCCGACGTGCCCACGACGGAGCTCAACTTCAGTCCTCGGGTCGCGCTGCTGATCCCGGGCCGCTACCGGCCCGAGGGCTTCTCCGACTCGATCGCGACGATCGGACCCCTCGTGCAGCGCCACTTCACCAAGGTCGGCCGCTGCCTGTGA
- a CDS encoding D-alanine--D-alanine ligase family protein: MNSPSHKPRVAVVFGGRSSEHAISCVTAGSVLAAIDPERYDVVPIGIAVDGRWVLESGDPERLRIEGPDRLPAVDGDRATIALAPEATSTGLVVTEPSQPPRTLGDVDVVFPLLHGPWGEDGTIQGMFEMAGVRYVGAGVLASAVSMDKAYMKVVLAAAGLPVLPSITVTAREWERDPAGCRERAASIGYPQFVKPARGGSSFGISKVHDASELDAAIEEAVRFDPKVLVETAAVDAREIECGVLQALDGTPETSSPAELRVGGDHEFYDFEAKYLPGQDTEIDIPADLPPDVTAQVQELAVRAFEAVGCEGLARVDFFVLPDGRVVVNEINTMPGFTPTSMYPQMWAASGVDYPALVDRLIQLALARGTGLR; encoded by the coding sequence ATGAACTCCCCATCCCACAAGCCCCGGGTCGCCGTCGTCTTCGGTGGTCGGTCCAGCGAGCACGCCATCTCCTGCGTCACCGCGGGCAGCGTGCTCGCGGCCATCGACCCCGAGAGGTACGACGTCGTGCCGATCGGCATCGCCGTGGACGGCCGGTGGGTGCTGGAGTCCGGCGACCCCGAGCGGCTGCGCATCGAGGGGCCGGACCGGCTCCCCGCCGTCGACGGCGACCGCGCGACGATCGCGCTGGCACCGGAGGCGACCTCCACCGGACTCGTCGTCACCGAGCCGTCCCAGCCGCCGCGCACCCTCGGCGACGTCGACGTCGTCTTCCCGCTGCTGCACGGCCCGTGGGGCGAGGACGGCACGATCCAGGGGATGTTCGAGATGGCCGGGGTCCGGTACGTCGGAGCCGGCGTGCTCGCCTCCGCCGTCAGCATGGACAAGGCGTACATGAAGGTCGTGCTCGCCGCCGCCGGGCTGCCGGTGCTGCCGTCGATCACCGTGACGGCCCGCGAGTGGGAGCGGGACCCGGCCGGCTGCCGCGAGCGCGCGGCGTCCATCGGCTACCCGCAGTTCGTGAAGCCGGCCCGGGGCGGGTCCAGCTTCGGCATCTCCAAGGTGCACGACGCCTCCGAGCTCGACGCGGCGATCGAGGAGGCGGTCCGCTTCGACCCCAAGGTCCTCGTCGAGACCGCCGCCGTGGACGCCCGCGAGATCGAGTGCGGCGTGCTGCAGGCGCTCGACGGCACGCCCGAGACCAGCTCCCCGGCGGAGCTGCGGGTGGGTGGCGACCACGAGTTCTACGACTTCGAGGCGAAGTACCTCCCTGGCCAGGACACCGAGATCGACATCCCGGCCGACCTGCCGCCCGACGTGACGGCGCAGGTCCAGGAGCTCGCCGTACGGGCCTTCGAGGCCGTCGGGTGCGAGGGGCTGGCCCGCGTCGACTTCTTCGTGCTGCCCGACGGCCGCGTGGTCGTCAACGAGATCAACACGATGCCGGGCTTCACGCCGACGTCGATGTACCCGCAGATGTGGGCGGCGTCCGGCGTCGACTACCCGGCGCTGGTGGACCGGCTGATCCAGCTCGCCCTGGCCCGCGGTACCGGCCTGCGCTGA
- a CDS encoding trans-sulfuration enzyme family protein encodes MTEDLRPATVAVTAGRPPHEPDQPLNAPITMAATYVAGGDLEYGRYGNPTWTALEDVLGALEGGRCLTFASGLAAVATVLDLVAQGGIVVAPAHSYTGTLLQLADLEARGRIQARLVDITDTEAVAAACDDAALVWFESPTNPALELADIPAIAAAAHEAGAVVVVDNTFATPLLQRPLEMGADIVVHSATKYLAGHSDVQMGAIMTNDDQVYGVLKGRRDLLGAIPGTFEAWLTLRGVRTLHLRVERAQANAADLAERLAAHPAIGEVRYPGFGGIVSIVLAEGAMAADLLCRKTRLWIHATSLGGVESTLERRRRWKAEPATIPDGLVRLSVGIEDVEDLWRDLATALDDLVG; translated from the coding sequence ATGACCGAGGACCTGCGCCCCGCCACCGTCGCCGTCACGGCTGGGCGGCCGCCCCACGAGCCGGACCAGCCGCTCAACGCGCCGATCACGATGGCGGCGACGTACGTCGCGGGTGGCGACCTCGAGTACGGCCGGTACGGCAACCCGACGTGGACGGCACTGGAGGACGTCCTCGGCGCCCTGGAGGGCGGCCGCTGCCTGACCTTCGCGTCCGGGCTGGCGGCGGTCGCGACCGTCCTGGACCTGGTCGCCCAGGGCGGCATCGTGGTCGCGCCGGCCCACTCCTACACGGGCACGCTGCTCCAGCTGGCCGACCTGGAGGCGCGCGGCCGGATCCAGGCGCGGCTCGTCGACATCACCGACACCGAGGCCGTGGCCGCCGCGTGCGACGACGCGGCGCTCGTGTGGTTCGAGTCGCCCACCAACCCGGCCCTGGAGCTGGCCGACATCCCCGCGATCGCCGCCGCCGCGCACGAGGCCGGCGCGGTCGTCGTCGTGGACAACACGTTCGCCACTCCCCTGCTGCAGCGGCCGCTCGAGATGGGTGCCGACATCGTGGTGCACTCGGCGACGAAGTACCTCGCCGGCCACAGCGACGTCCAGATGGGCGCGATCATGACCAACGACGACCAGGTCTACGGCGTGCTCAAGGGCCGGCGTGACCTGCTGGGCGCGATCCCCGGCACGTTCGAGGCCTGGCTGACCCTGCGCGGCGTACGTACCCTGCACCTGCGGGTCGAGCGGGCGCAGGCCAACGCCGCCGACCTGGCGGAGCGGCTGGCCGCGCACCCGGCGATCGGCGAGGTCCGCTACCCCGGCTTCGGTGGGATCGTCTCGATCGTGCTCGCCGAGGGCGCGATGGCCGCAGACCTGCTGTGCCGCAAGACGCGGCTGTGGATCCACGCGACGTCGCTCGGCGGGGTCGAGTCGACCCTCGAGCGACGGCGCCGCTGGAAGGCCGAGCCCGCGACGATCCCCGACGGCCTGGTGCGGCTCTCGGTCGGCATCGAGGACGTCGAGGACCTGTGGCGGGACCTCGCGACCGCTCTCGACGACCTGGTGGGCTAG
- a CDS encoding NAD(P)H-dependent glycerol-3-phosphate dehydrogenase, with amino-acid sequence MNKVAVFGAGSWGTAFSIVLADAGNDVTLWARREEVAVAVNERRENADYLPGVELPPAIQATHDVEKALHGADVVVLATPSQSLRENLTQWAPYVEPGATFVSLMKGVELGTLERMSQVIAEITEAGPERIAVISGPNLAKEIARREPAASVVACEDEDVAKMLQARCHSPAFRPYTSVDVLGCELGGAYKNVVALSVGMAVGLGFGDNTTASLITRGLAETARLAMALGANPLTLMGLAGLGDLVATCSSPLSRNRTFGEKLGQGMTTAEIYASTRQVAEGAKSCSSLLALAERTGVDAPIAHHVDALVDGRMTAEEMMDAFIARDTKAETD; translated from the coding sequence ATGAACAAGGTCGCGGTCTTCGGTGCCGGCTCGTGGGGTACGGCGTTCTCGATCGTCCTCGCCGACGCCGGCAACGACGTCACCCTGTGGGCGCGCCGCGAGGAGGTCGCCGTCGCGGTCAACGAGCGGCGGGAGAACGCCGACTACCTCCCCGGCGTCGAGCTGCCACCGGCGATCCAGGCCACCCACGACGTCGAGAAGGCGCTGCACGGTGCCGATGTGGTCGTGCTGGCGACGCCGTCGCAGTCGTTGCGGGAGAACCTCACCCAGTGGGCGCCGTACGTCGAGCCCGGGGCGACGTTCGTGTCCCTGATGAAGGGCGTCGAGCTCGGCACCCTCGAGCGGATGAGCCAGGTGATCGCGGAGATCACCGAGGCCGGTCCCGAGCGGATCGCGGTCATCAGCGGACCCAACCTGGCCAAGGAGATCGCCCGCCGCGAGCCCGCCGCGTCGGTGGTGGCCTGCGAGGACGAGGACGTCGCGAAGATGCTGCAGGCCCGCTGCCACTCGCCGGCGTTCCGGCCCTACACCAGCGTCGACGTGCTCGGCTGCGAGCTGGGCGGCGCCTACAAGAACGTGGTCGCGCTGTCGGTCGGGATGGCCGTCGGCCTCGGCTTCGGCGACAACACCACGGCCTCGCTGATCACTCGCGGCCTCGCCGAGACCGCCCGCCTCGCCATGGCCCTCGGCGCCAACCCGCTGACGCTGATGGGTCTCGCCGGGCTCGGCGACCTCGTCGCCACCTGCTCCTCGCCGCTCTCCCGCAACCGGACCTTCGGCGAGAAGCTCGGGCAGGGGATGACCACCGCAGAGATCTACGCCTCCACGCGGCAGGTCGCCGAGGGCGCGAAGTCGTGCTCCTCCCTGCTCGCCCTGGCCGAGCGGACCGGGGTGGACGCGCCGATCGCCCACCACGTCGACGCGCTCGTCGACGGCCGGATGACCGCCGAGGAGATGATGGACGCGTTCATCGCCCGCGACACCAAGGCTGAGACGGACTAG